From one Chryseobacterium sp. 3008163 genomic stretch:
- a CDS encoding DUF4139 domain-containing protein produces the protein MKNFLLLGFSIFSISIFSQKSIFAEAELKSATVYEQSGELFSSTAFKIPKGSSEIVVTNIAENIDESTIKIGSKNKISILTYRFSNDDGMYEVALDKKNPQHKIVLDSIDLVRKQIKNLNLEGVSISKSIEILDKNQTVNSGSTSYASEVSKLVKFNQKKRLELNLAYDSNQEILEKWQNKLAGLETKFNLNNKERENYPRGKLILQISAEANENVNLDIKYTVREASWRPYYDIIANGLNSKINLGYKAMVRQNSGLDWKNIKMNLVSGYPNQQKVLPTLGVWQLYYQPPPPKYNESEKNEISTRSASSVQIAEVVITGNVRNTASQNQLNLSYELEDNYTILSNNKDNSINLNALEIPANFIYSSVPRYSNSAFLVAEIENLDKYNLIKADANIVFEDTNVGKTVINPETTDSKMVLTLGEDRRINVKRQPVKDKTFTKNISSTNKEQQFAYEITVRNNKSEKINIKVKDQIPISSDKQIIITMIDRGIEEYDEKTGILTWDISLNANETKKINFSYKVNSLKNNQLMGL, from the coding sequence ATGAAAAACTTCCTTTTGTTAGGTTTTAGTATTTTTTCAATTTCTATTTTTTCCCAAAAATCGATCTTTGCAGAAGCTGAACTCAAATCTGCTACGGTTTACGAACAATCCGGAGAGCTTTTTTCCAGCACTGCTTTTAAAATTCCGAAAGGAAGTTCGGAAATTGTTGTTACCAATATCGCAGAGAATATAGATGAGAGTACCATAAAAATAGGAAGTAAGAATAAAATTTCTATCCTTACCTACCGTTTTTCTAACGATGATGGAATGTATGAAGTGGCATTGGATAAGAAAAACCCTCAACACAAGATTGTTTTAGATAGTATAGATTTAGTAAGAAAGCAAATAAAAAATTTGAACTTAGAAGGTGTTTCTATTTCAAAAAGTATTGAGATTTTAGATAAAAATCAAACTGTAAATTCTGGTTCTACTTCGTACGCTTCAGAAGTCTCTAAGCTGGTAAAATTTAATCAAAAGAAAAGATTGGAATTAAATTTAGCCTACGACAGCAATCAGGAAATATTAGAAAAATGGCAAAATAAATTGGCTGGTTTAGAGACAAAATTTAATCTTAATAATAAAGAAAGAGAAAATTATCCGAGAGGAAAACTCATCCTTCAAATTTCAGCAGAAGCTAATGAAAATGTCAATTTAGATATTAAATATACCGTTCGTGAAGCTTCTTGGAGACCTTATTACGATATTATTGCAAATGGATTGAACAGTAAAATAAATTTGGGATACAAGGCAATGGTTCGTCAAAACTCAGGTTTAGATTGGAAAAACATTAAAATGAACCTTGTTTCCGGCTATCCGAATCAGCAAAAGGTACTTCCTACATTGGGTGTTTGGCAATTGTATTACCAGCCGCCACCACCAAAATACAATGAAAGTGAAAAAAATGAAATTTCTACAAGATCTGCAAGTTCAGTTCAAATAGCTGAAGTGGTAATCACAGGGAATGTAAGAAATACTGCTTCACAGAATCAATTAAATTTGAGTTATGAATTGGAAGATAACTATACAATTTTATCTAATAATAAAGACAATAGTATAAATCTTAATGCTCTCGAGATTCCAGCCAATTTTATTTATTCTTCGGTTCCAAGATATTCAAATTCAGCATTTTTGGTTGCCGAAATTGAGAATTTGGATAAATATAATCTGATAAAAGCTGATGCAAATATCGTATTCGAAGATACCAACGTCGGAAAAACAGTCATAAATCCGGAAACTACTGATAGTAAAATGGTTCTTACTTTGGGCGAAGACCGTAGAATCAATGTAAAGAGACAGCCTGTAAAAGATAAAACGTTTACAAAAAATATTTCTTCTACAAATAAAGAACAGCAATTTGCATACGAGATTACTGTAAGAAACAACAAAAGCGAAAAAATAAATATAAAAGTAAAAGACCAAATTCCTATTTCATCTGATAAGCAGATTATCATTACGATGATTGATAGAGGGATTGAAGAATATGATGAAAAGACAGGAATTCTAACTTGGGATATTTCATTGAACGCAAATGAGACAAAGAAAATAAACTTCTCTTACAAAGTAAACTCACTCAAAAATAATCAATTAATGGGATTGTAA
- a CDS encoding YraN family protein: MAEHNDLGKKAEDLAAEYLVKSGYRILVRNFRFKKTEIDIISEKDNLIIVTEVKARSTDFFILPQEAVTKGKIKSIVTAANHFMEEFNKNQEVRFDIISVLPDQKGNLIIEHIPDAFQAFDAN; this comes from the coding sequence ATGGCAGAGCACAACGACCTTGGCAAGAAAGCAGAAGATTTAGCCGCCGAATATTTAGTAAAAAGCGGCTACAGAATTTTGGTGCGAAATTTCAGATTTAAAAAAACTGAAATTGATATTATTTCTGAAAAAGATAATTTAATTATTGTCACAGAAGTGAAAGCCAGATCAACCGATTTTTTCATTCTTCCACAAGAAGCTGTTACAAAAGGAAAAATCAAGTCAATTGTTACGGCGGCCAATCATTTTATGGAAGAATTTAATAAAAATCAGGAAGTGAGATTTGACATTATCTCTGTGCTCCCTGACCAAAAAGGAAATTTAATAATAGAACATATTCCGGATGCTTTTCAGGCATTCGATGCCAATTAA
- a CDS encoding LD-carboxypeptidase, which yields MKKIFPKSLKKGDKIAIISPAGAVEPAQLEKGIKLIKSKGFQPVLGENLYTKFSNGYNYAGTEEQRTKDINWALNDSEISAIWASRGGYGCQHLIENLNLKGFTKNPKWYIGYSDNTVIQSYLLKKGFASIHGQTIKTSSFGVTDESYDLTFNILKGKPLKYTLKSNHFNKEGNVEGELIGGNLALIYALLGTKYSFDFKDKILFIEDIGENFYALDRMIMSLELAGVFTKIKGLIIGGMTNMGDEKENKQYEESFDEFAYKLISDRISKYKFPTVFAFPNGHIHNNIPLIIGAEISLKAGKNVSLTFK from the coding sequence ATGAAAAAAATATTTCCAAAATCTCTTAAAAAAGGCGATAAAATTGCCATCATCTCCCCTGCCGGAGCCGTAGAACCCGCTCAGCTTGAGAAAGGAATTAAATTAATTAAAAGCAAAGGTTTTCAACCAGTGTTAGGTGAAAATCTCTACACAAAATTTTCAAACGGTTACAATTATGCCGGAACTGAAGAGCAAAGAACCAAAGACATCAATTGGGCTTTAAACGACTCTGAAATTTCTGCTATTTGGGCATCTCGTGGAGGTTATGGCTGTCAGCATCTCATTGAAAATTTAAACTTAAAAGGTTTTACAAAGAATCCGAAATGGTATATTGGATATTCTGATAATACAGTGATCCAAAGTTATTTGTTGAAAAAAGGTTTCGCTTCGATTCACGGACAAACCATTAAAACCTCAAGTTTCGGAGTGACCGATGAAAGTTATGACCTGACTTTTAATATTCTTAAAGGAAAACCTTTAAAATATACTTTAAAATCGAATCATTTCAACAAAGAAGGAAATGTGGAAGGTGAATTGATTGGAGGAAATTTAGCTTTAATTTATGCACTTTTAGGAACAAAATATTCTTTTGATTTTAAAGATAAAATTTTATTCATCGAAGATATTGGCGAAAACTTTTATGCACTCGACAGAATGATCATGAGCTTAGAATTGGCCGGAGTTTTTACAAAAATTAAAGGCTTAATTATAGGCGGAATGACCAATATGGGAGACGAAAAAGAAAATAAACAATACGAAGAAAGCTTTGATGAGTTTGCTTACAAATTAATCTCAGACAGAATTTCAAAATATAAATTTCCGACTGTTTTTGCTTTTCCAAATGGGCATATTCACAATAATATTCCTTTGATAATAGGAGCAGAAATATCTTTGAAAGCCGGAAAAAATGTATCGTTAACTTTTAAATAG
- the rpiB gene encoding ribose 5-phosphate isomerase B, translating to MKRKIAIAADHAGFEYKEILKKHLEEKFEVQDFGTFSTDSVDYPDFVHPAATSVENGENELGILICGSGNGVQITANKHQKIRCALCWMPEIAELARQHNDANMISIPARFISKEVAIEIANRFLSTDFEGGRHQTRVDKIAFC from the coding sequence ATGAAAAGAAAAATCGCTATTGCCGCAGACCATGCCGGTTTTGAATACAAGGAAATCCTAAAAAAACATCTTGAAGAAAAGTTTGAAGTACAAGATTTTGGAACATTTTCTACCGACAGTGTAGATTATCCGGATTTTGTGCATCCTGCTGCAACTTCTGTTGAGAACGGTGAAAATGAACTAGGAATTCTGATCTGTGGGAGCGGAAACGGAGTTCAGATTACGGCAAACAAACATCAGAAAATCAGATGTGCACTATGTTGGATGCCGGAAATTGCAGAGTTGGCAAGACAGCATAATGATGCAAATATGATTTCTATCCCTGCTAGATTTATTTCTAAAGAAGTTGCTATAGAAATTGCAAACAGATTTCTCTCTACCGATTTTGAAGGTGGAAGGCATCAGACAAGAGTTGATAAAATAGCATTCTGTTAA
- a CDS encoding MauE/DoxX family redox-associated membrane protein codes for MLYSKFVLAFFLILAGVIHFVKPQIFMKIMADYIPMHLQMVYISGAVEILCGILLLFPETQKLGAYLCIALFIAVFPANIEMAKKFYQIHHKYFWLTVLRLPLQIVLIWWAYQFRK; via the coding sequence ATGTTGTACTCAAAATTTGTACTCGCATTTTTCTTGATTTTAGCTGGAGTTATACATTTCGTAAAGCCTCAGATTTTCATGAAAATAATGGCAGATTATATTCCGATGCATCTGCAGATGGTTTACATCAGTGGCGCAGTAGAAATTTTGTGCGGAATTCTCCTTCTTTTTCCCGAAACTCAAAAGTTGGGAGCTTATCTTTGTATCGCTTTATTTATCGCAGTTTTTCCTGCAAATATTGAGATGGCAAAAAAGTTTTATCAGATTCATCATAAATATTTTTGGCTCACGGTTTTGAGACTTCCTTTACAGATAGTTTTGATTTGGTGGGCGTACCAGTTTAGAAAATAA
- a CDS encoding phosphoglycerate kinase: protein MKTISDFNFKDKKALVRVDFNVPQDDQLKVTDNTRISAVKPTVEKILKDGGSVILMTHLGRPKGEVKDEFSLKHIVEEVSNVLGHQIKFVEESIGEKAEQAAAELQPGEILLLENLRFHNEEEKGDEAFAEKLSKLGDAYVNDAFGTAHRAHASTAVIANYFNSTKFFGLLMANELKAIDKVLKSGEKPVTAILGGSKVSTKITIIENILPAVDNLIIGGGMAFTFIKALGGKIGNSLVEEDKLPLALEILGKAKEHNVKVYLPSDTVIAESFSNDANRKEVDIYEIPEGWMGLDAGPKSREQFNDVLLNSRTILWNGPIGVFEMSNFSAGTIALGDSIAEATKLGAFSLVGGGDSVAFVKQFGYADKVSYVSTGGGAMLESLEGLELPGIAAINK, encoded by the coding sequence ATGAAAACAATTAGTGATTTCAATTTTAAAGATAAAAAGGCTTTAGTAAGAGTTGACTTTAATGTACCTCAGGACGACCAGCTGAAAGTTACAGACAACACAAGAATTTCGGCAGTGAAACCAACTGTTGAAAAGATTCTTAAAGACGGGGGTTCTGTAATTTTAATGACACACCTAGGTAGACCAAAAGGAGAAGTTAAAGATGAATTTTCTTTAAAACATATTGTAGAAGAAGTTTCTAATGTTCTTGGTCATCAGATTAAGTTTGTAGAAGAATCGATAGGAGAGAAGGCTGAGCAAGCTGCTGCAGAACTTCAACCTGGCGAGATTTTATTATTGGAAAACCTGCGTTTTCATAATGAAGAAGAGAAAGGTGATGAGGCGTTTGCTGAAAAACTTTCAAAATTAGGAGATGCTTACGTGAATGATGCCTTTGGCACAGCTCATAGAGCTCATGCTTCTACAGCGGTTATTGCTAATTATTTTAATTCAACTAAATTTTTCGGTTTACTGATGGCTAATGAATTAAAAGCGATTGATAAAGTTTTAAAAAGCGGTGAAAAGCCTGTTACAGCGATATTAGGAGGATCAAAAGTTTCAACTAAAATTACCATTATAGAAAATATTTTACCTGCAGTTGATAATTTAATCATCGGTGGAGGTATGGCATTTACTTTTATTAAAGCGTTGGGTGGTAAAATTGGAAATTCATTGGTAGAGGAAGATAAATTACCACTAGCATTAGAGATTTTAGGAAAAGCCAAGGAACATAATGTAAAAGTATATTTACCTTCAGACACTGTAATTGCTGAAAGTTTCAGTAATGATGCAAATAGAAAAGAGGTTGATATCTATGAAATTCCAGAAGGTTGGATGGGATTAGATGCAGGACCAAAATCTCGTGAGCAGTTTAATGATGTTTTATTAAACTCTAGAACAATTCTTTGGAATGGGCCGATTGGTGTTTTCGAAATGTCTAATTTCTCTGCCGGTACAATTGCTTTAGGTGATAGTATTGCTGAAGCTACAAAATTAGGAGCTTTCTCTTTAGTAGGTGGTGGTGACAGTGTAGCTTTTGTTAAACAATTCGGTTATGCTGATAAAGTGAGTTATGTTTCTACAGGAGGAGGGGCGATGTTGGAAAGTTTAGAAGGTTTAGAACTTCCGGGTATTGCTGCGATTAATAAATAA
- a CDS encoding LysE family translocator — MFELVLSAVGLGFMLSLVFIGPIFFLLIETSFTRGPRHALALDFGVITADLLCIIAAYYASADIVNLIDKHPGFYRITSILILSYGIVMLVTKTKMHLPGEEKIISQNYIKTFLNGFLLNILNVGVILFWLLTVIGVRNQYPDTGTLILYLAIVIMTYLLIDLAKIFLSKQFHDRLTQKLANSIRKGVGIVLIIFSFFIFLQSFKKFNQFDKRLEEAEKKELKYKKDQ; from the coding sequence ATGTTTGAACTCGTATTATCGGCCGTTGGTCTGGGCTTTATGTTGAGCTTAGTTTTCATTGGTCCAATTTTTTTCCTCTTGATAGAAACCAGTTTTACAAGAGGTCCAAGACACGCATTAGCACTTGATTTTGGTGTCATTACAGCAGATTTACTGTGCATTATAGCAGCCTACTATGCCAGTGCAGACATTGTAAATCTTATTGATAAACACCCCGGTTTTTATAGAATAACATCTATTCTTATTCTTTCTTATGGGATTGTCATGCTGGTAACCAAAACCAAAATGCATTTACCCGGCGAAGAAAAAATCATCAGTCAGAACTACATAAAAACATTCCTTAATGGTTTTCTGTTAAATATTTTAAATGTAGGAGTCATACTTTTCTGGTTACTTACGGTTATTGGTGTGAGAAATCAATATCCTGATACCGGAACTTTGATTTTATACCTAGCCATCGTGATTATGACCTATCTTTTGATAGATTTGGCTAAAATTTTCTTATCAAAACAATTCCACGATAGATTGACTCAAAAATTGGCAAACAGTATCAGAAAAGGTGTTGGTATTGTGCTTATTATTTTCAGTTTCTTCATATTTCTGCAAAGTTTCAAAAAGTTTAATCAGTTTGACAAAAGATTAGAAGAAGCAGAAAAGAAAGAACTAAAATACAAGAAAGATCAATAG
- the rnr gene encoding ribonuclease R: MNQNQTKIYNYKQISDGIDYKNPRQRELVIQSLHKLLANQRIKETEKGKFSINLNIEGTLTGIIDFNQSGNAYVTVENLKDDVFVHAKNVKDALQGDKVLIVTYNFKGKKMEGSVLEVLERSRTEFVGTFQLVQHKEFGFVVCDKKTINTDIFIPKGKINGAENGDKVVVKMLEWKPGDKNPDGEIIKVLGAPGEHETEIHSILAEYGLPYSFPEEVESDADKIDRRVTDEEVAKRRDMRKICTFTIDPKDAKDFDDALSIQKLDNGNWEIGVHIADVSHYVVPGTMLDDEAYERATSVYLVDRVVPMLPEVLSNDVCSLRPNEDKFTFSAVFEMNDKAEVVNEWFGRTAIHSDRRFTYEEAQERIETQEGDLTEEILTLDRLAKIMRDQRIKNGAITFDRSEVRFNLNEKSEPIGVYFKVSKDSNHLIEEFMLLANRKVSEFVSLKKGRPNGNTFIYRVHDDPDPAKLEALRDFVSTFGYKMDLANTKKVAESLNNLLSEVKGKGEENMIETLAMRSMSKAVYSTEPIGHYGLGFDYYSHFTSPIRRYPDLLAHRLLQHYLDGGKSPDKNELEEKAKHCSARERLAADAERDSIKFMQVKFMEKHLGETFTGVISGVAEFGFWVQIPENGAEGLIKLRDLMDDSYTYDKSTHAVYGSRTGRKFQLGEEVQIKVVKANLIQKQLDFKIVD, translated from the coding sequence ATGAATCAGAACCAAACCAAAATATACAATTACAAACAGATTTCAGACGGAATTGACTATAAAAATCCGAGACAACGTGAGTTAGTGATTCAATCTTTGCATAAGCTCTTAGCGAATCAAAGAATCAAAGAAACTGAAAAAGGAAAATTCAGCATCAATCTAAACATTGAAGGTACTTTAACCGGAATTATAGACTTTAATCAAAGTGGAAATGCTTACGTAACAGTCGAGAATTTAAAAGATGATGTTTTCGTTCACGCAAAGAATGTAAAAGATGCATTGCAAGGCGATAAAGTTCTTATCGTTACTTACAATTTTAAAGGAAAGAAAATGGAAGGCTCTGTGCTTGAAGTTTTAGAAAGAAGCCGCACAGAATTTGTAGGAACTTTCCAGCTCGTTCAGCATAAAGAATTCGGGTTTGTCGTTTGCGATAAAAAAACGATTAACACTGATATTTTTATACCAAAAGGTAAAATTAACGGTGCAGAAAACGGCGATAAAGTCGTTGTAAAAATGCTGGAATGGAAACCTGGAGATAAAAATCCTGATGGTGAAATTATTAAAGTTCTTGGAGCTCCAGGAGAACACGAAACAGAAATTCACTCTATTTTAGCTGAATACGGTTTGCCGTACAGCTTTCCTGAAGAAGTAGAGTCGGATGCCGATAAAATTGACAGAAGAGTGACCGATGAAGAGGTTGCGAAGCGTAGAGATATGCGAAAAATCTGCACGTTTACCATTGACCCGAAAGATGCAAAAGACTTTGATGATGCCTTATCTATACAAAAATTAGACAACGGAAATTGGGAAATCGGAGTACACATTGCCGACGTTTCGCATTATGTAGTTCCGGGAACAATGTTGGATGATGAAGCGTACGAAAGAGCTACTTCTGTGTATTTGGTTGACCGAGTTGTACCAATGTTACCTGAAGTTTTAAGTAATGACGTTTGCTCGTTACGTCCGAACGAGGATAAATTTACTTTCTCTGCGGTTTTTGAGATGAATGATAAAGCTGAAGTGGTGAATGAATGGTTTGGAAGAACCGCAATTCACTCAGACAGAAGATTTACTTATGAAGAAGCTCAGGAAAGAATTGAGACTCAGGAAGGCGATTTAACGGAAGAAATTCTGACGCTCGACAGACTCGCAAAAATCATGCGTGATCAGAGAATCAAAAACGGTGCGATTACCTTTGACAGAAGCGAAGTTCGATTTAATTTAAATGAAAAAAGCGAACCGATTGGAGTTTACTTTAAAGTCAGCAAAGACTCAAATCATTTGATTGAAGAATTCATGCTTTTGGCCAACAGAAAGGTTTCTGAATTTGTTTCTCTTAAAAAAGGAAGACCAAACGGAAATACCTTTATTTACAGAGTTCACGACGATCCAGATCCTGCGAAATTAGAAGCTTTACGAGATTTCGTTTCGACTTTCGGATATAAAATGGATCTGGCAAACACCAAAAAAGTTGCCGAATCTCTAAATAACTTACTTTCTGAAGTAAAAGGTAAGGGAGAAGAAAATATGATCGAAACACTTGCCATGCGAAGTATGAGCAAAGCAGTTTATTCTACTGAGCCTATTGGTCACTACGGTCTTGGGTTTGATTATTATTCACACTTCACCTCTCCTATCCGTCGTTATCCCGATTTATTGGCGCACAGATTACTTCAACATTATTTAGATGGCGGAAAATCTCCTGATAAAAATGAATTGGAAGAAAAAGCTAAACATTGTAGTGCAAGAGAACGTTTGGCTGCCGATGCAGAAAGAGATTCTATCAAATTCATGCAGGTAAAATTCATGGAAAAACATTTGGGAGAAACATTTACGGGTGTTATTTCCGGAGTTGCAGAGTTTGGTTTCTGGGTGCAGATTCCTGAAAACGGTGCTGAAGGTTTGATTAAATTACGTGATTTGATGGATGATTCTTATACGTATGATAAGTCGACACACGCTGTTTACGGCTCAAGAACAGGTAGAAAGTTTCAGCTGGGTGAAGAAGTTCAGATCAAAGTGGTAAAAGCCAATTTAATTCAGAAGCAATTGGATTTTAAGATTGTTGATTAA
- a CDS encoding class I SAM-dependent methyltransferase codes for MKIKDHFLSQEIFEIQETETKGVFKTFPIPSNISKYYESEDYISHHQDSGSLKEKLYKFLQSFNLQYKKTILIDRIKKNSKVLDYGCGAGEFVKFIENDFETFGFEPDPDAKTAATSKVSKAKIIADIQLIENESLDAITLWHVFEHIENQSEMLSVFHSKLKEKGLLIIAVPNPTSYDAKHYKEFWAAYDVPRHIFHFSKNGMENLISKNQNWKMRKIKPLVLDSYYISMLSEKYKKSPLFWLKAVIHGTISNVKALFSNEFSSLIYIIEKK; via the coding sequence ATGAAAATAAAAGATCATTTTCTTTCTCAGGAAATATTTGAAATACAAGAAACGGAAACCAAAGGAGTTTTTAAAACCTTTCCTATTCCATCTAATATTTCTAAATATTATGAAAGTGAAGACTACATTTCTCATCATCAAGACTCAGGAAGTTTAAAAGAAAAACTCTATAAATTTTTACAATCTTTCAATCTTCAGTATAAAAAAACTATTCTAATTGATAGAATAAAAAAGAATTCTAAGGTATTAGATTATGGTTGCGGTGCCGGAGAATTTGTTAAATTTATTGAAAATGATTTTGAAACTTTTGGGTTCGAACCAGATCCTGATGCTAAAACAGCTGCAACAAGTAAGGTCTCCAAAGCAAAAATAATAGCAGATATTCAATTGATAGAAAACGAAAGTTTAGATGCAATTACCCTTTGGCATGTCTTCGAACACATAGAAAACCAAAGTGAAATGTTGTCAGTTTTTCATTCTAAATTAAAAGAAAAAGGTTTATTGATTATTGCAGTTCCTAACCCTACTTCTTACGATGCAAAACATTATAAAGAATTTTGGGCAGCTTATGACGTGCCAAGACACATCTTTCATTTCTCTAAAAATGGAATGGAAAATCTCATATCAAAAAATCAAAATTGGAAAATGAGAAAAATTAAACCTTTGGTTTTAGATTCCTATTACATCTCGATGCTGAGCGAAAAATATAAAAAATCACCTCTATTTTGGCTAAAAGCAGTCATTCACGGAACGATTTCTAACGTAAAAGCATTGTTTTCTAACGAATTTTCAAGTTTGATATACATTATCGAAAAAAAGTAG
- a CDS encoding YhcG family protein: protein MLENSQIKFISEIKTKVRNAQYEAMKAVNVALINLYWEIGKSISENQTENWGKSVVATLSKELQKEFPGVGGFSTTNLWLMMQFYSEYQSDINLQPLVGEISWSKHTVILRKCKDPKEREFYILSTKKFGWTKNILIHKIENKTFEKYLLNQTNFDETLPEKLKNQAILAVKDEYIFDFLGIEEEHSEKELEIKLIQNIRGFLLELGSDFSFIGNQYKVSVSEKEYFIDLLLFHRRLQSLVAVELKVGEFLPEYKGKMEFYLNLLNDKVKLSHENEAIGIIICKSKDRTIVEYSLKSGNLPIGVATYSTSEKLPKDYQKLLPNNEELSEKFDNYIKNLKE, encoded by the coding sequence ATGTTAGAAAATTCTCAAATAAAATTCATTTCCGAAATTAAAACTAAAGTAAGAAATGCACAGTACGAAGCAATGAAGGCGGTGAATGTTGCCTTGATTAATCTGTATTGGGAAATTGGGAAATCTATATCGGAAAACCAGACAGAAAATTGGGGGAAATCTGTTGTTGCTACACTATCCAAAGAATTACAAAAAGAATTTCCTGGAGTTGGAGGTTTTTCCACTACTAATCTGTGGCTAATGATGCAGTTTTATTCTGAATATCAATCAGATATAAATCTCCAACCATTGGTAGGAGAAATTAGCTGGAGTAAACATACTGTGATATTGAGAAAATGCAAGGATCCAAAAGAACGAGAATTTTATATCCTCTCAACCAAGAAATTTGGTTGGACAAAAAATATTCTCATTCACAAAATTGAAAATAAAACATTTGAAAAATATCTGTTAAACCAAACCAATTTTGATGAAACTTTACCTGAGAAGTTAAAAAATCAAGCAATTCTAGCAGTAAAAGACGAGTACATTTTTGATTTTCTTGGAATAGAAGAAGAGCATTCTGAAAAAGAATTAGAAATTAAATTAATTCAAAACATCCGGGGCTTCCTGCTGGAATTGGGTAGTGATTTTTCTTTTATCGGAAACCAATATAAAGTTTCTGTTTCTGAGAAGGAATATTTTATCGACTTATTGCTATTTCATCGCAGATTACAAAGTCTTGTTGCGGTAGAATTGAAAGTAGGAGAATTTTTACCGGAATATAAAGGCAAGATGGAATTTTATCTTAATCTTCTGAATGATAAAGTAAAATTATCCCACGAAAATGAAGCTATAGGAATTATCATTTGCAAAAGTAAAGACCGTACAATCGTAGAATATTCGCTGAAATCAGGTAATCTGCCAATCGGAGTCGCAACATACTCCACCTCAGAAAAATTACCAAAAGATTACCAAAAATTATTACCAAATAATGAAGAATTATCAGAGAAATTTGATAATTATATTAAAAATTTAAAAGAATAA
- the ybeY gene encoding rRNA maturation RNase YbeY yields MIQFFYENLQESVNTDYTKWLEEIILSEEKKLGDINYVFCDDEYLLKINQDYLQHDYYTDIITFDSVKGKTISGEIFVSLQRISDNASTLSKNYEEELRRVLAHGILHLCGYKDKSEEEEQEMRSKEDFYIAKYN; encoded by the coding sequence ATGATACAATTCTTTTACGAAAACCTACAAGAATCTGTGAATACAGATTATACAAAATGGCTGGAAGAAATCATTCTTTCAGAAGAAAAAAAACTAGGTGATATTAATTACGTATTCTGCGACGATGAGTATTTACTCAAAATAAATCAGGATTATCTGCAGCATGATTATTACACCGACATCATCACTTTCGATTCTGTGAAAGGCAAAACAATAAGCGGAGAGATTTTCGTATCTTTGCAGCGCATTTCAGACAACGCTTCTACCCTATCCAAAAACTACGAAGAAGAATTAAGAAGAGTCTTGGCTCACGGTATTCTGCATTTGTGCGGTTATAAAGATAAATCAGAAGAAGAAGAACAGGAAATGCGAAGCAAAGAAGACTTTTATATTGCAAAATATAATTAG